The following are encoded together in the Vicia villosa cultivar HV-30 ecotype Madison, WI unplaced genomic scaffold, Vvil1.0 ctg.001063F_1_1, whole genome shotgun sequence genome:
- the LOC131633029 gene encoding dicer-like protein 4 isoform X3, whose translation MWSSVSRVLAFGERCSRILLSGDLSERQALVEAEGISSDESVCDKYLAKTAELLTSKCMTGDNVSDPSSLEILKEPFFSAKLLRLIGILTSFRLQQNRKCIIFVNRIVTARSLSYILQKLKLLSQWKNDFLVGVHAGVKSMSRKTMNTIVEKFRSGELNLLVATKVGEEGLDIQTCCLVIRFDLPETVASFIQSRGRARMPRSEYAFLVDSGNEKELAIIDGFEKDELRMNTEIAVRTSIETHNIPVEKIFRVDSSGASVSAGYSISLLHQYCSKLPHDEYFDPKPSFFYFDDSGGTVCQITLPSNAPIHQIVSAPYLSMEASKRDACLKAIEELYKLGSLNDCLLPKQNDAEPEVLDSSDSDDCEDNISRGELYEMLVPSAFRQSWKNTEKTVRLNSYYIKFCPTPEDRVYKKFGLFIMTRLPLEAEKLELDLHLAHSRSVMTKFIPFGVVEFNNDEIKMAENFQEMFLKVILDRSEFVSKFVELGAESHTRTSTFYLLLPVILKEYNDVMKVDWKTVKRCLCSPIFRHPDDTFDKKVTPFDNHLHLANGYRSVGDVENSLVYTPHTNNFFFVTNVIYEKNGFSPFKDSDTSSYVDHLHEKFSITLKHPEQPLLHAKPLFKFHNLLHNRKHGDAEPHELEEYFVYLPPELCELKIVGFSKDIGSSISLLPSIMHRLGNLLVAIELKHHLHSSFPEAAEISALRVLEALTTEKCQERLSLERLEVLGDAFLKFAVGRHFFLLHDSFHEGDLTSKRSNVVNNSNLFKLAIRRNLQVYIFDQAFDPFQFYALGHPCPRVCTEETEDSIHLCLNSGEEKRSVSGLRCDKNHHWLHRKTIADAVEALVGAFIVDSGFKAAFAFLTWIGIQVNFEASQVVNICTGSVDYFPLSAEVDIPSLESKLGHHFVHKGLLLQAFVHPSYNKHGGGCYQRLEFLGDAVLDYLITSYLYSAYPKLKPGQLTDLRALSVNNKAFACVAVDRCFDEFLLCDSNALTQAIKKYADCIRRPIPDCGNNGGPKSPKALGDLVESCIGAVLLDSGFDLNKVWKIMTSFLDPIMKFSSSLQLSPVRDLQELCQFNNLELQLLPSKFAKTFSVEAKVIGDGVSEKVYATSQNKKEASRIASQLLFSKLKAQGFKLKSKTLEDVMKSTFKTEPELIGYDETPIDVTDTTTIGQVMVNGDLCNKVNPEIRPIQEVSDASSSNVKPVVQRLQSSLKGKPSETIRNRVCVSDSSKTAKARLYELCASYCWKAPSFECCKEEGPDHLKLFTCKATMKIEEAPDTVFEFIGEPLPKKKDAADSAAEGALWYLQKEGYLHNANGN comes from the exons ATGTGGTCTTCTGTCTCAAGAGTCTTGGCATTTGGGGAGCGTTGCAG TCGTATTCTTTTGAGCGGTGATCTTTCTGAGAGGCAAGCATTAGTTGAGGCAGAAGGAATTTCAAGTGACGAGTCTGTATGTGATAAATATCTTGCAAAGACAGCTGAACTACTTACTTCCAAATGCATGACAG GTGACAATGTTTCTGATCCATCTTCCTTGGAAATATTAAAGGAGCCTTTTTTCTCAGCAAAGCTCTTACGCCTCATTGGGATACTGACTAGTTTTAG GTTGCAACAGAACAGGAAATGTATAATTTTTGTGAATAGAATTGTGACTGCAAGATCCCTGTCATACATACTACAGAAGCTCAAGCTTCTAAGTCAATGGAAAAATGATTTTCTTGTAGGAGTCCATGCGGGAGTGAAGAGTATGTCACGGAAGACCATGAACACAATTGTTGAAAAGTTTCGCTCAGGAGAG TTGAATCTATTGGTTGCCACCAAAGTGGGTGAAGAAGGGCTTGATATTCAGACATGTTGCCTTGTAATACGGTTTGATCTACCCGAAACCGTTGCCAGTTTTATACAGTCAAGAGGCCGTGCCCGTATGCCTCGTTCAGAATATGCATTTTTGGTCGACAG CGGCAATGAGAAGGAATTAGCCATAATTGATGGTTTTGAGAAAGATGAACTTCGAATGAATACGGAAATTGCTGTCCGAACATCCATTGAGACACACAACATCCCCGTGGAAAAGATTTTCAGAGTTGATTCATCTGGTGCCTCAGTCAGTGCGGGATACAGTATCTCGTTGCTACACCAGTATTGTTCAAAGCTTCCGCATGATGA GTACTTTGATCCCAAGCCAAGTTTCTTTTACTTCGATGATTCAGGGGGAACTGTCTGCCAGATAACTTTGCCTTCCAATGCTCCAATACACCAAATTGTCAGTGCACCATATTTGTCTATGGAGGCTTCGAAAAGAGACGCATGTCTGAAAGCAATTGAAGAACTGTATAAATTAGGTTCTTTAAATGACTGTCTCTTGCCAAAGCAAAATGATGCAGAGCCAGAGGTTTTGGACTCTTCTGATTCAGATGACTGTGAAG ATAATATTTCAAGAGGAGAACTGTATGAGATGCTAGTTCCTTCTGCCTTTAGACAGTCATGGAAAAATACGGAGAAAACTGTCCGTCTCAACTCTTACTACATTAAATTTTGCCCCACTCCGGAGGATAGGGTCTATAAAAAATTTGGCTTGTTCATCATGACTCGTCTTCCACTGGAGGCAGAGAAACTGGAACTTGATCTTCATCTAGCTCACAGTAGATCTGTGATGACAAAATTTATTCCATTTGGAGTTGTAGAATTCAACAATGATGAG ATAAAGATGGCGGAGAATTTTCAAGAAATGTTCCTCAAAGTTATTCTTGATAGATCAGAATTTGTTTCTAAGTTTGTAGAATTGGGTGCTGAATCTCACACGCGCACATCGACCTTCTACCTTTTGCTTCCAGTCATATTGAAAGAATATAATGATGTGATGAAAGTAGATTGGAAGACAGTAAAGAGATGCCTTTGTTCACCAATCTTCAGGCATCCAGATGATACATTCGATAAAAAGGTTACCCCTTTTGATAATCATCTGCATCTTGCCAATGGTTacagaagtgttggagatgttgagAATAGTTTAGTGTATACTCCACACACGAATAACTTCTTTTTTGTCACAAATGTTATTTATGAAAAGAATGGATTCAGCCCTTTCAAAGATTCAGACACTTCAAGCTACGTGGACCACTTACATGAAAA GTTTTCCATTACTCTCAAACACCCCGAACAACCACTTCTACATGCAAAACCACTCTTCAAATTCCACAACCTGCTACACAATCGAAAGCATGGCGATGCGG AACCACATGAGCTAGAGGAATACTTTGTCTATTTGCCTCCTGAGCTATGCGAGCTGAAAATAGTTGGCTTTTCCAAGGATATTGGTAGTTCAATATCTTTGCTACCTTCAATTATGCATCGTCTTGGAAACTTGCTGGTTGCCATTGAACTGAAGCACCACCTACATTCCTCCTTCCCAGAGGCAGCTGAAATTAGTGCCCTTAGA GTTCTAGAGGCTCTCACCACCGAAAAGTGTCAGGAGCGTCTTTCCCTTGAAAGACTTGAAGTGCTTGGTGATGCTTTCCTTAAATTTGCTGTTGGACGTCATTTTTTTCTCTTGCATGACAGCTTTCATGAAGGAGACCTTACCAGCAAGCGTTCCAATGTTGTAAATAACTCCAATTTGTTTAAGTTGGCTATTAGGCGCAATTTGCAG GTTTATATATTTGATCAGGCATTTGATCCCTTCCAGTTCTATGCATTAGGCCATCCTTGTCCAAGAGTTTGTACCGAGGAAACTGAAGACAGCATACACTTATGTTTAAATTCTGGTGAGGAGAAAAGAAGTGTAAGTGGACTCCGATGTGATAAAAATCACCATTGGTTGCATAGGAAAACAATTGCTGATGCGGTTGAAGCTCTGGTGGGGGCATTCATAGTTGACAGTGGCTTTAAAGCTGCATTTGCCTTTCTTACATGGATTGGCATACAAGTAAATTTTGAAGCCTCACAAGTTGTTAATATTTGCACCGGAAGTGTTGACTATTTTCCTCTTTCTGCTGAAGTAGACATTCCTTCCCTTGAAAGTAAGTTAGGACATCACTTTGTTCATAAGGGTTTGCTTCTCCAGGCTTTTGTACATCCTTCCTATAATAAGCATGGAGGAGGTTGTTATCAG AGATTGGAGTTTCTTGGAGATGCTGTGTTGGATTATTTGATTACGTCATATCTATACTCAGCTTATCCCAAACTAAAGCCTGGCCAACTGACGGATCTGAGAGCGTTGTCTGTCAATAATAAGGCATTTGCCTGTGTGGCAGTTGATCGCTGTTTTGATGAATttcttttatgtgattcaaatgcTCTGACCCAGGCAATAAAAAAGTACGCTGACTGTATTAGAAGACCTATACCGGACTGTGGCAATAATGGAGGGCCAAAAAGTCCTAAG GCCCTAGGTGATTTGGTTGAATCTTGTATTGGTGCTGTTCTTCTTGATTCaggatttgatttgaacaaaGTTTGGAAGATTATGACTTCGTTCTTGGACCCAATCATGAAATTCTCATCAAGTTTGCAGCTTAGTCCTGTTAGAGATTTGCAAGAACTTTGCCAATTTAATAATTTGGAGTTGCAGCTTCTGCCATCAAAATTCGCCAAAACTTTTTCAGTTGAAGCAAAAGTGATTGGAGATGGTGTAAGTGAAAAAGTTTATGCGACCagccaaaataaaaaagaagcttCTAGAATTGCTTCACAGCTACTATTTTCAAAGTTGAAG GCTCAAGGCTTCAAACTGAAGTCAAAAACTTTGGAAGATGTTATGAAATCAACATTTAAGACGGAACCAGAACTCATTGGCTATGATGAAACTCCCATTGATGTAACAGATACTACCACCATCGGACAAGTAATGGTTAATGGAGACCTATGTaacaaggttaaccctgaaatcCGCCCTATCCAGGAGGTATCTGATGCATCCTCCTCAAATGTTAAACCTGTTGTCCAACGGCTTCAATCTTCTCTTAAGGGAAAGCCTAGCGAAACCATTCGAAATCGTGTTTGTGTCAGTGACTCATCAAAGACAG CAAAAGCACGATTGTATGAATTATGTGCATCCTATTGCTGGAAAGCTCCTTCATTTGAATGCTGCAAGGAAGAGGGACCAGACCACCTTAAGTT ATTCACTTGCAAAGCGACGATGAAGATAGAAGAGGCCCCAGATACAGTTTTTGAGTTTATTGGGGAACCCTTGCCAAAGAAGAAAGATGCAGCAGATAGTGCAGCTGAGGGTGCATTATGGTATCTGCAAAAGGAAGGTTATCTGCATAATGCTAATGGTAATTGA
- the LOC131633049 gene encoding DNA replication licensing factor MCM5-like: MSGWDEGGVYYSDQAHSWDDGRGEAEATVSNHTILQKFKEFIRNFETGNNVFPYRESLLNNPKFLVIDMEDLDSFDLDLPSKLRSAPADILPLFETAAAQVLVNLKTKVAGDTGVMEDAAPGDVQILLTSKEDSVSMRSLGAQYISKLVKIAGITIAASRTKAKATYVTLICKNCKKGKQVPCRPGLGGAVVPRSCDHIPQPGEEPCPIDPWLIVPDKSKYVDQQTLKLQENPEDVPTGELPRNLLLSVDRHLVQTVVPGSRLTIVGIYSIFQASNSSTSNKGAVAVRQPYIRVVGIEDANEAKSRGPTAFTTEEIEEFKKFASEPDAYKNICSKIAPSIFGHEDVKKALACLLFGGSRKHLPDGVRLRGDINVLLLGDPSTAKSQFLKFVEKTAPIAVYTSGKGSSAAGLTASVIQDSSTREFYLEGGAMVLADGGVVCIDEFDKMRPEDRVAIHEAMEQQTISIAKAGITTVLNSRTSVLAAANPPSGRYDDLKTAQDNIDLQTTILSRFDLIFIVKDIRMYSQDKIIASHIIKVHASASATRGENKTIISKEDNWLKRYLKYCRTECHPRLSESAAKLLQNNYVKIRQDMRQQANETGAAAAIPITVRQLEAIVRLSESLAKMKLSHLATEENVQEAIRLFTVSTMDAAKSGINQQVNLTPEMAQEIQQAEVQIKRRIGIGNHISERRLIDDLGRMGMNDSIVRRALLIMHQRDEVEYKRERRVVFRKA, from the exons ATGTCAGGTTGGGACGAAGGAGGTGTATACTACAGCGATCAAGCACACTCCTGGGACGACGGCCGTGGCGAAGCGGAAGCCACCGTCTCCAACCACACCATCCTCCAAAAATTCAAGGAGTTCATTCGAAACTTCGAGACTGGGAACAATGTTTTCCCTTACAGAGAGAGTCTTCTCAATAATCCTAAGTTCCTCGTTATCGATATGGAAGATCTTGACTCTTTTGACCTTGACCTTCCTTCTAAGCTCCGATCTGCTCCCGCCGATATCCTCCCACTG TTCGAAACTGCGGCGGCGCAGGTTTTGGTGAATTTGAAAACTAAAGTGGCTGGAGATACTGGAGTTATGGAAGATGCTGCACCTGGTGATGTTCAGATTCTCCTTACCTCTAAGGAGGATTCCGTCTCAATGAGATCGCTTGGG GCTCAATACATTTCAAAGCTTGTTAAAATTGCTGGGATAACTATTGCTGCATCCAGGACTAAGGCTAAGGCTACATATGTCACTTTGATATGTAAGAACTGTAAGAAAGGGAAGCAAGTTCCGTGTCGGCCCGGGCTTGGGGGAGCTGTTGTTCCTCGTTCATGTGATCATATTCCTCAG CCTGGAGAAGAACCTTGTCCAATAGATCCATGGCTTATTGTGCCTGACAAGAGCAAGTATGTAGATCAACAAACTTTGAAGTTGCAAGAAAATCCTGAG GATGTTCCTACTGGAGAACTCCCTAGAAACCTGCTTCTCTCTGTTGATCGGCATCTGGTTCAAACAGTAGTTCCTGGCTCAAGATTAACTATTGTTGGAATCTATAGTATTTTTCAGGCTTCCAACTCTTCTACATC CAACAAAGGAGCTGTTGCAGTTAGGCAGCCTTATATTAGGGTTGTTGGAATAGAAGATGCAAATGAAGCCAAGTCTCGAGGTCCCACTGCGTTTACGACAGAAGAA ATTGAAGAGTTCAAAAAATTTGCATCTGAGCCTGATGCATACAAAAATATATGCTCCAAGATTGCTCCGTCTATATTTGGGCATGAAGATGTCAAAAAGGCTTTGGCCTGTCTTCTATTTGGAGGGTCAAGAAAG CATTTGCCAGATGGGGTGAGATTAAGAGGTGATATCAATGTGTTACTTCTCGGGGATCCATCTACAGCAAAGTCACAG TTTCTCAAGTTTGTGGAAAAGACTGCTCCTATTGCTGTTTATACTTCTGGAAAAGGCTCATCTGCAGCTGGCCTTACAGCTTCTGTAATCCAAGATAGCAGCACT CGTGAGTTTTATCTTGAAGGAGGTGCCATGGTCTTGGCAGATGGAGgtgttgtttgcattgatgagTTTGACAAGATGAGACCAGAAGATAG GGTTGCCATTCATGAAGCCATGGAACAGCAAACTATATCCATAGCCAAAGCAGGAATAACAACTGTTCTTAATTCCAGGACTTCTGTTCTTGCTGCTGCCAACCCTCCATCAGGGCGTTATGATGACCTTAAG ACTGCACAGGACAATATTGATTTACAGACAACTATTCTTTCTAGGTTTGATTTAATCTTCATAGTGAAAGATATCAGAATGTACAGTCAAGATAAG ATTATAGCTAGTCATATCATAAAAGTTCACGCATCAGCTAGTGCAACAAGGGGTGAGAATAAGACTATCATTTCCAAAGAAGATAATTGGTTGAAGAG GTACTTAAAGTATTGTCGAACTGAGTGCCACCCTCGTCTGTCGGAATCTGCAGCAAAGTTACTGCAAAATAATTATGTGAAAATCAGACAG GATATGAGGCAACAGGCAAATGAAACTGGAGCAGCTGCTGCAATACCAATTACTGTAAGGCAGCTGGAAGCTATTGTGAGGTTGAGTGAGTCACTTGCAAAGATGAAACT ATCTCATCTTGCTACCGAGGAGAATGTGCAAGAAGCCATAAGGCTTTTCACTGTGTCTACGATGGATGCAGCTAAATCGGGAATAAACCAACAAGTAAATCTCACACCTGAGATGGCACAAGAGATACAG CAAGCAGAAGTTCAGATAAAGAGAAGAATTGGAATTGGGAACCACATATCAGAAAGAAGACTGATTGATGACTTAGGCAGAATGGGGATGAATGACTCTATT GTGAGAAGAGCCCTTCTAATCATGCACCAGAGAGACGAAGTGGAGTACAAGCGAGAAAGGCGTGTTGTATTTCGGAAAGCCTAA